One genomic window of Actinoalloteichus hoggarensis includes the following:
- the add gene encoding adenosine deaminase — protein sequence MRDPHDKPGSGAADRLTALPKAHLHVHLESTVRPDTLREFGAADGVAVPAAAVRSCGAAFAGFREFADRNALVRDCLRRPADFRRIAVEFCADEAAAGTRYVEVTFTAASHGERLGDLGMPLAAVLDGLAEGRQSYGVECRVLLDHSRRRSVERARHTLELAVRHASAGVIGIGMAGDETYSLTPFVSIVDAAVEAGLHVVHHAGECCGAASIREAIDPGRTERLGHGFRVAEDADLLAEVRDRGLPLEVCPSSNVTLGLVDSLAAHPLPLLRDAGLVVTLNTDIPDVTGADLAGEYRRVRDTFDYDDATMAEFARAGVDASFAPAATKARLHREIDAWQAVPAS from the coding sequence GTGCGCGACCCCCACGACAAGCCGGGCTCCGGTGCCGCCGACAGGCTGACCGCGTTGCCCAAGGCCCACCTGCACGTCCATCTGGAGAGCACGGTCCGGCCCGACACGTTGCGGGAGTTCGGCGCGGCCGACGGCGTCGCCGTGCCTGCCGCGGCGGTGCGGTCCTGCGGCGCCGCGTTCGCGGGATTCCGCGAGTTCGCCGATCGGAACGCGCTGGTGCGGGACTGCCTGCGCCGCCCGGCGGACTTCCGCCGCATCGCCGTCGAGTTCTGCGCCGACGAGGCCGCCGCGGGCACCCGCTACGTCGAGGTGACCTTCACGGCCGCCTCGCACGGCGAGCGACTCGGCGACCTGGGGATGCCGCTGGCCGCGGTGCTGGACGGACTGGCGGAGGGACGGCAGAGCTACGGCGTCGAGTGTCGGGTGCTCCTCGACCACTCCCGCCGCCGATCCGTCGAGCGGGCGCGGCACACCCTGGAGCTGGCGGTGCGACACGCCTCGGCCGGTGTGATCGGCATCGGCATGGCGGGGGACGAGACGTATTCGTTGACGCCTTTCGTGTCGATCGTCGACGCGGCGGTCGAGGCAGGCCTGCACGTGGTGCACCACGCCGGGGAGTGCTGCGGCGCGGCGAGCATCCGCGAGGCGATCGACCCCGGCCGCACGGAACGCCTCGGCCACGGCTTCCGGGTGGCGGAGGACGCCGACCTCCTCGCCGAGGTTCGCGATCGCGGCCTGCCGTTGGAGGTGTGTCCCTCGTCGAACGTGACGCTCGGCCTCGTCGACTCCCTCGCCGCGCATCCGCTGCCGCTGCTGCGGGACGCGGGCCTGGTCGTCACCCTGAACACCGACATCCCCGACGTCACCGGGGCGGACCTGGCCGGGGAGTACCGCCGGGTGCGGGACACGTTCGACTACGACGACGCGACGATGGCCGAGTTCGCGCGGGCGGGGGTGGACGCCTCCTTCGCGCCGGCGGCGACGAAAGCCCGCCTGCATCGGGAGATCGACGCGTGGCAGGCCGTTCCGGCGAGCTGA
- a CDS encoding J domain-containing protein — protein sequence MRVSTAIGVGYMVDHYELLGVRRSASTADIKAAYRQLAKTMHPDAGGTSGAFRLLTEAYETLHDPVLRAEYDRTFTLRRSPAVDRTMEQAAPLRRTPWLGRNRSTRRWDLGEDPDYVPPSPRIDPRGIPWWDTLDVRRAVRYLPSTGLGHAPLLLPLSCVLALVAVAPLLLGAPVTLVAWLLLVSGAVTMTIRAVRRQVAAGRVDEDFVAEFGAERVFGTTGDDRDDIARQLTADLLDRYLTRLPGVRIFHGLAWPGSVFADVDHAVLCGRRLVLIESKKWLPGHYEADEDGTLWRNGHVFRGGSIRLPDAVAAYRTMLSDVEVRGALLLYPSRSGRITTDEPLDDTAAPMNPEWFLEEIGGWLAEDGATVDRELFRTILAQVVGAGGASGAA from the coding sequence GTGCGGGTATCGACGGCGATCGGAGTCGGGTACATGGTCGACCACTACGAGCTGCTCGGCGTGCGCCGCAGCGCGTCGACTGCGGACATCAAGGCGGCGTATCGGCAGCTGGCCAAGACCATGCATCCCGACGCGGGCGGCACCTCCGGGGCCTTTCGGCTGCTGACCGAGGCCTACGAGACCCTGCACGATCCCGTGCTGCGCGCCGAGTACGACCGGACCTTCACGCTGCGTCGGTCGCCCGCCGTCGACAGGACCATGGAACAGGCCGCACCGCTGCGGCGGACCCCGTGGCTGGGCCGCAATCGCAGCACCCGGCGATGGGATCTGGGCGAGGACCCCGACTACGTGCCGCCGTCGCCGAGGATCGACCCGCGCGGCATCCCCTGGTGGGACACGCTCGACGTCCGCCGAGCCGTGCGGTACCTGCCGTCCACCGGGCTCGGCCACGCGCCGCTGCTGCTGCCGCTCTCCTGCGTGCTGGCCCTGGTGGCGGTGGCCCCGCTGCTGCTCGGCGCCCCGGTGACGCTGGTGGCGTGGCTGCTGCTGGTGTCGGGAGCGGTGACCATGACGATCCGCGCGGTGCGCAGGCAGGTCGCCGCGGGCCGCGTCGACGAGGACTTCGTGGCGGAGTTCGGGGCCGAGCGCGTGTTCGGCACGACGGGCGACGACCGCGACGACATCGCCAGGCAGCTCACCGCGGACCTGCTCGACCGCTACCTGACCCGCCTGCCCGGCGTCCGGATCTTCCACGGCCTCGCCTGGCCGGGCTCGGTGTTCGCCGACGTCGACCACGCCGTCCTCTGCGGACGCAGGCTGGTGCTCATCGAGTCGAAGAAGTGGCTGCCCGGCCACTACGAGGCGGATGAGGACGGCACGTTGTGGCGCAACGGCCACGTCTTCCGGGGCGGCTCGATCCGGTTACCCGATGCGGTGGCGGCGTACCGCACGATGCTCTCCGACGTCGAGGTGCGCGGGGCGCTGCTGCTGTACCCCAGCCGGTCCGGCCGCATCACCACCGACGAGCCGCTGGACGACACCGCCGCGCCGATGAATCCCGAGTGGTTCCTGGAAGAGATCGGCGGCTGGCTCGCCGAGGACGGCGCGACGGTGGACCGCGAGCTGTTCCGCACCATCCTGGCTCAGGTCGTCGGCGCGGGCGGCGCGTCCGGCGCGGCCTGA
- a CDS encoding type II toxin-antitoxin system Phd/YefM family antitoxin, giving the protein MSQRIGSRELRRDEAEVVRRVEAGERFTVTRAGRPVADLVPHRPGDPPSAADRTLGAVQAEFRGLPSVDAARWERDRRRADSRFGPDDPSENPWNRGTRHGSAVAGHPDSGPVASNPLSSRFIASEDEPTDPRPAARADAAPPAAVMAEQAPPYPPTSRGGRPDRPGGPPTR; this is encoded by the coding sequence ATGAGTCAGCGGATCGGTTCGCGCGAGCTGCGCCGAGACGAGGCCGAGGTCGTCCGTCGCGTCGAAGCGGGCGAGCGCTTCACCGTCACCCGGGCGGGCAGGCCGGTGGCCGATCTCGTCCCGCATCGTCCCGGCGACCCGCCCTCGGCAGCCGACCGGACGCTGGGCGCGGTGCAGGCCGAGTTCCGCGGTCTGCCCTCGGTGGACGCGGCCCGCTGGGAACGGGATCGACGCCGCGCCGACTCCCGATTCGGGCCGGACGATCCGTCGGAGAACCCCTGGAACCGGGGGACACGACACGGGTCCGCCGTCGCGGGCCACCCCGACTCGGGCCCCGTCGCCTCGAACCCCCTCAGCTCGCGCTTCATCGCCTCCGAGGACGAGCCGACCGACCCGCGCCCGGCGGCACGAGCCGATGCCGCACCGCCCGCCGCCGTCATGGCCGAGCAGGCACCGCCGTATCCGCCGACGAGCCGGGGCGGCCGACCCGATCGACCGGGCGGCCCGCCGACCCGATGA
- a CDS encoding PIN domain-containing protein, whose amino-acid sequence MTTPTRVLLDTSVIIELDRLDLGELASARPLVSSVSVAELAYALGTTDLVERHARMERYHAALRRIDVLPFDTAAAKLYGVLAALVRETGRRSVPRRVDLQIAATAAARSLPLLTRNPKDLAAVQRLVQVIPI is encoded by the coding sequence ATGACGACGCCCACACGAGTGCTGCTCGACACCTCGGTGATCATCGAGCTGGACCGGCTCGACCTCGGCGAGCTGGCCTCGGCACGCCCGCTGGTCAGTTCGGTCAGCGTCGCGGAGCTGGCCTACGCGCTGGGGACCACCGACTTGGTGGAACGGCACGCCCGGATGGAGCGCTATCACGCCGCGCTGCGACGGATCGACGTCCTGCCCTTCGACACCGCCGCCGCGAAGCTGTACGGGGTGCTGGCCGCGCTGGTGCGGGAGACCGGCCGCCGATCCGTCCCCCGTCGGGTCGACCTCCAGATCGCGGCGACCGCGGCGGCCCGGTCGCTGCCGCTGCTCACCCGCAATCCGAAGGACCTCGCGGCGGTGCAGCGACTGGTCCAGGTCATCCCGATCTGA
- a CDS encoding sensor histidine kinase produces MRLPRPQGRWWRRRTIAVSVFAAAAYAIEISLLAPDLSSVVLAGMPVALLGLIVVAVRTGRHPQAALVGTALSLAATALIHSTILQRTFGAVELLLLLVLVVGAARHGPRRWATAVTFAAAVAAAVLLLRSVAMWWNTPELGLLLILTTVAALFLGLHLREEDLRRAAAAEQVRRAERLDLAGDLHDHVAHYVTAMVVQAQAGHEIVTGDPATGRRLFANIESIGQEGLAAMSRMVGLLREGTAAGEARTVPRGLTAVQELAARNSATGPRTSVDVRPGVDPENWSTELSRSVHRLVQEGLTNVRKHAQQATSVRVVIDAEGDHVVVRVRDDGTKSGRARFRPSGFGLIGLEERVSMLGGTLSSAARPEGGWELRATLPLTSEAVR; encoded by the coding sequence ATCGCGGTGTCAGTGTTCGCCGCCGCGGCTTACGCGATCGAGATCTCCCTGCTGGCCCCGGATCTGTCCAGCGTGGTGCTGGCCGGGATGCCGGTGGCGCTGCTCGGCCTGATCGTCGTCGCGGTGCGCACCGGACGGCACCCGCAGGCGGCCCTCGTCGGCACGGCCCTGTCGCTGGCGGCCACCGCGTTGATCCACTCAACGATCCTGCAACGCACCTTCGGAGCCGTGGAGCTGCTCCTGCTGCTCGTCCTCGTCGTCGGCGCGGCCCGCCACGGTCCGCGGCGCTGGGCGACCGCGGTGACGTTCGCGGCCGCCGTCGCCGCCGCCGTACTGCTGCTCAGATCGGTGGCGATGTGGTGGAACACCCCCGAACTCGGCCTGCTGCTCATCCTGACGACGGTGGCCGCGTTGTTCCTCGGCCTGCATCTGCGGGAGGAGGACCTGCGACGAGCGGCCGCCGCCGAGCAGGTCCGCCGCGCGGAACGACTCGACCTCGCCGGTGACCTGCACGATCACGTCGCGCACTACGTGACCGCGATGGTGGTGCAGGCGCAGGCGGGTCACGAGATCGTGACAGGCGACCCGGCGACCGGCAGACGACTCTTCGCCAACATCGAGTCCATCGGGCAGGAGGGGCTGGCCGCGATGAGCCGGATGGTGGGCCTGCTACGCGAGGGCACGGCGGCCGGCGAGGCCCGCACGGTGCCGCGCGGCCTGACCGCGGTGCAGGAACTCGCCGCCCGGAACTCGGCCACCGGTCCGCGGACGAGCGTGGACGTCCGCCCCGGCGTCGACCCGGAGAACTGGTCCACGGAGCTGAGCCGCTCGGTGCACCGGCTGGTCCAGGAGGGCCTGACCAACGTCCGCAAGCACGCGCAGCAGGCCACCTCCGTCCGGGTGGTCATCGACGCGGAGGGAGACCACGTCGTCGTCCGCGTACGCGACGACGGGACGAAGTCCGGCCGCGCGCGATTTCGACCGAGCGGCTTCGGGCTGATCGGACTCGAGGAACGGGTCTCGATGCTCGGCGGGACGCTGTCCAGCGCGGCCCGACCAGAAGGCGGCTGGGAACTGCGAGCGACCCTGCCCCTGACATCCGAGGCGGTCCGATGA
- a CDS encoding response regulator, translating into MSIRVVIADDQAMIRTGFRLIMEAQPDITVVGEAADGVAALNLVGELRPDVCLMDVRMPGVDGIEATRRIAARADTSDTKVVVVTTFDLDEYVYGALRAGAVGFVLKKSGPRVLVDAVRAAVDGGALLSPAVTVRLLDAFARTVPARPPELVEPLTPREREVVLLVARGATNTEIAEGLYVSMGTVKSHLTRIQQKLPARNRVEVAAWAWEHGLVS; encoded by the coding sequence ATGAGCATCCGGGTGGTGATCGCCGACGACCAGGCCATGATCCGCACCGGCTTCCGGCTCATCATGGAGGCGCAGCCGGACATCACGGTGGTCGGGGAGGCCGCCGACGGGGTGGCGGCGCTGAATCTGGTCGGCGAGCTGCGGCCCGACGTGTGTCTGATGGACGTGCGCATGCCCGGCGTCGACGGCATCGAGGCGACTCGGCGCATCGCCGCCCGAGCGGACACGTCGGACACGAAGGTCGTCGTGGTGACGACCTTCGACCTGGACGAATACGTGTACGGGGCGCTGCGGGCGGGCGCCGTGGGATTCGTGCTGAAGAAGTCCGGGCCTCGGGTCCTGGTGGACGCGGTGCGCGCGGCGGTGGACGGCGGGGCGCTGCTCTCCCCCGCGGTGACGGTGCGACTGCTGGACGCCTTCGCGCGGACGGTGCCCGCGCGGCCGCCGGAGCTGGTCGAGCCGCTGACGCCTCGGGAGCGGGAAGTGGTGCTGCTGGTGGCGCGCGGCGCGACCAACACCGAGATCGCCGAGGGACTGTACGTCTCGATGGGGACGGTGAAGAGCCACCTGACGCGCATTCAGCAGAAGCTGCCCGCCCGGAATCGGGTGGAGGTCGCGGCGTGGGCCTGGGAGCACGGTCTGGTGTCGTGA